The Arachis ipaensis cultivar K30076 chromosome B03, Araip1.1, whole genome shotgun sequence region TAGATAGAATTTTCGTGCGAGTTGGGTATGGTTGTCAATCCGATCCGCAACGAGTAAGGTAGGGTGTAATAGGGTTCTCGTGCGGGTCAGGTAAGGTTCGGGTTGAGCCTgaaccctacccgaccaacccgcacccTACATATGTATATGTCATATACTTATTTAAAAAGGTGTTTGCTACGGTACGATAATAAATTCATACGTATCGGtacaataaaaacataaataaataacaaaaagacATGTGGATTATATTATCCATGtcaacatttaattttttttaaaatatatatcatatcaataattttactaaaatactcttataatttaataaaacaaaaaaatctttttatttaattttaaaaaaaaaatctaaacatTCNNNNNNNNNNNNNNNNNNNNNNNNNNNNNNNNNNNNNaataaaaattatttatttaaattaattaaattttaaaattcaactaAATTTagttttataataatttaaaaataacacaaaaacaCTTTTAATTATTCATCAACACTAAAAAAAATTGTTCAATCTTATTGATGCTCTCTCATAAACTGATGAACCCTAGTCTCTCGTACATTCATACTAAAAAACAATACACATCTAAAACAGTAAGAAAAAGGGGGCTTCTAGTTCTGGGTTTTCTCAAAAGAACGTCTCTCACTCTCAATTCTCAGACTCACTCTCTCATCTCTCACATTGCCACTAGCCGACTAGCGTCTCTCTCGGTCTCACTCGAATCTCGTCTCCTTCACACTCGCCGGCGTCTCGTCGCCGGCGTAGAGACGCCGGCGTTTCAACGTCTCGTGGTCTTCCATGGGCTCCTTGTCGCCGGAGACAGAAGCAACTCGTCGGGTCTTCGTCGATCGTCATCTTCTGGTTTTGGGTCCTCGTCGTCCCTGAGTCGCCGTGGACCGTGGACCGTTGGTGAGTCCCTGCATCATCACTTCCCCTGTTCTGTCTTTTCCATATTTCCCTTCTTCCTGTATTTTGAGATGATGTTGAATTGCTAATCAATTAATTTGCCTTGTTGCTGATCTAAATGTTGCTGTAAATCATGAATGAAGGatttgctgaatttgttgctgtAAGCTTAATTTGTAACTGAAAATATCATTGAGCTAATTTTTTGGTTGATGAAAAATCATCAGTGAGTTAAATTTGTTGCTGATTATTATCACTGAACCTTGATTTTGTTGATGTCTTACTGAAATAATCACCTAgttaaattttttgttgttgtaaATCCAAGGCATTATTGGTCAAGCTCCAAATTTGTCTGATGAAGATATAGTAGCGGACTTTGAGATCACCCCTTGGAATTCAAAGGATGCTTTGAAGAAAGGTAGCGGTGGATGGAAAAAAGTTGTTGCAGCTTTTGGGGAGGAAATCTTCCTTGAAAATGGAGAAGTCAATAGACCCATGCTTGGCCAGATTGTTTTTTCCAATCCTGATAAGTGCCAATTTCTCAATCGGTTATCAaatcttactctttttcttttagtttacaAGAAATTTCTTAACAATTTTGCATATATCGATTGCTCAAAGCTACTtcttttagtaatttattttagATCCTAGATTTTGTCAATTTTCTAAGGTTAAAGTAGGCTAAAGTTGAAGACTTTATAATTCTTAACCCATAACTagtattttcaattcaataattcCTAAAATGCATCATTTTTTGGATTAGTTTGTTgaatttcttttgaattttcgTTGTGATCATGTTTTAGATTATGGGCTCCCCATATATCCTCTGGAATCTTTTGGGAAGTTGTGAAGCTGGGGCTGAAGGGATACAAGGTTATTGTTTTTGATGTCCCCTTGTTGTTCGAGGCTAAGATGGACAAGTTCACAAAGCCAATTATAGTTGTGTGGATTGATCTTGAAACACAGAGAAAGAGACTCATGGGGAGAGACAAATAAAATGAAGAGGATGCTAGGAACAGGATCAATGCTCAAATGGCCACTTGATGTGAAGAGGAATAAAGTAGATATATTGACAGATAACACTGGATCACTTGATGACTTGAATGAACAGTTTCAGAAGGTTCTAATTGAAGTGTCAAAACCCTTTACATGAACTCAGTTTTGGCTTTCGAGGAATGGAGCCTTGGTCATACGTGCTTCACTCACTTCGGTGTTGTTTTGTGTATGAAAACGGTagagaaaatgaaaaattaaGCATGTCTTGTCAAAATATGTAGAGGTGAATATAGCTCACATCTTCTTATACTTTGTCTGACTGATATGAAGAAAGAGTTTATTCTCATTGTACAAAGTGTTGTATTACTTGTAACAACGTAATATcaacttatattttatttatggattAATTAAGTGCATTTAGAACaccctttttatattgaaaaatcaaaatttttaagatattTATTAACAAAATCCTTGTTTAGAGTTCACGCATTCTAAACTAAATGTTTAGGATGAAAATGTGCAGATGAGCCTGACTCTTTGAAAAATTGGGACCATTCTACTTGTTGAAGATTGGCTCACTATTTGTGAAAATCGTGCATTTATCTGTTGAAATGTTGTAAAGAGATAGGATCACGATAGCATAGATTGATTGTGTGATAAATGGCCCCTGAAAATCGTTACTGAAAGTACTACAACTTATTGGTTCATcagaatttattaaaaaaatctatAAACATTAGTTGGGTACATCATTCATGATTCATCAAACGGCTGCCCCTTCATGGATTCCCTCTAATCTTCAATGGCTTTGATAATTATAACACACATTGTATCAAGATATTTGCATATCCACCATCATTATATTCATTCATCCTTTTCATAAGATTATTATTAGTATATATGCTGATCAAAACTCATAAGCCTATAACAAAAGTATCTAATGATCACTCCTCCAGCATTTATATATTGTTAATATATTATGCCACAGATTTGGTTCATAAAATTAAAGCCACCTGATTAGCAAATACTTGTAACCTGAGTCATTAGGGTAGCACCATGAATTTATGGTTGATAGACCCTAATAATCATATGATATCATATGGGGTGAGGGGGTGTATTCAGTGGCAGCTCTGCAATCATAGTCGGAAAAAAATGAAGAGTGATGAAGGCCTTAAGACAGATAATAAGATTTCACaaaagtttttattttatgcaaaGGAACCATCTATGCTACTCTACAATCACATATACCAGTTTTTCACATTCTAAGAAAATTTGAAAACGTGAAAACAGAATCATATATTTTAAAGTGATCATGATTAATTACCTTAATCCTAtcagaaaaggaaaattaaaacaaaagctAGGAATTGAATCATGATATCGGTccctataaaataaatagtagTTGGCAGCTAGCAAGCGACGACCCCACAACGGTCCACGATCCACAGCGACTCGACGATGGCGAGGACCCGAAATCAGAAGACGACGAGCGACAACAACCCGACAAGTTGTTTCTGTTGCCTGCGATgagattttttttgtaaaattaaataaaaagatttttttgtttaattaaattaaaagagtattttagtaaaattattgatatgatatatattttaaaaaaaattaaatgttgaCATGGATAATATAATCCACATgtctttttgttatttatttatgtttttattgtaCCGATACGTATGAATTTATTATCGTACCGTAGCAAATACcatttaaaaatatgttttaaatagatgttgaaccaaagacctctcactaaatgcaaaagatccttagtcattaagagaagatcattaattgataatttaatatttttttacatagaaatcaattttattttaaattatgatcgagttatataataatgttgcatcTTTTTTGTAACCCGCGAGTAAGGTTAGATACTCACGAATTAAGAATGAATAGGATTAGAGTTGGGATATTCTCAACCTGCGAATAAAGTAAggttaaatttatataaaaatttcaattcacaaataaaattAAGATTGAATCCAAATCCTACTTTATCCTAACTATTGCCACCACTGGGTGTGTTATGGAAGGATTGAAGTTACTATTGTACAACTAAAATAAATGTTTTGGGTCAAGTTAATATTTCTTATTTGGGCTGAAAAAGAAGGTCCATTATTAGATGTTAAAAGCCTCAAAGGAAGGTGGAGATTTAGGAATTGATATTTTACATGTAAATTTTGGTTGAATGACATTTATGGAttagattaagaaaaaaaattgggGGCAAATCACATAAATTATTCATTAGGATTTATAATATGCGTAAATGTCCTAAATGTAAAGAGTAAATGTGACTGCCTTAAATTTATGTAAATTGAATCTATATAATTTGATTTACCTTCATTTTATGTAAATCAAAGTAAGTTAATTTGATTTACTTTGATTTCATGTAAATCGAAGTCATTACATTCGATTTATTAGCAATACTTATAATTCGAATCatattaatttgatttaatcATACGCCTATAATTCGAATTTTGTTGATCAATTTACGTGGGAATTCTTaatgcatgtaattcgaatcaatatgattcgatTTACACATAAAACCTAATCATGATAAATCGAAGATAGTAGATTCGATTTACTAGCAAAGTAATGCATGTGATTAAATCGAATTGACTTAATTCAATTTACATAAGGACCGTGTGCTATATAAATAGGATCATAACATAGAGTGTTGAATAGAGGTAAATTCACAATGGCTAGTGAAGAGAATTTTCTAGTTCGTGTACGCTACAAAGACACGATTAAGAAGAAAATATGAGCGGATATAAAATTTATTGATAAGGATCCGTTGAGTGTCTTTATCAGACCTTCTACGAGCCTTGTTAATTTTCAGAACCACCATACTACAGAAATTGGGATTGCATGGAATGAAACGGATAGATAAATTATATTATAGAATTCTGATTTCTGTTGTTCGTGATGGGATGAAGTACGACTCGTTTGTAATAGACAGTGATGAGGATCTGCAAGTTTTATTTTACTGTTGTCACCAGTTTTCGAAGGTGAGAATTCCTGAACTATTGGCCAAGTTGTGGATATGGTCTCTAGCTCAGGAGGATCGAACCGGAATCATCAATAAGTAGAAATGGCAGCAGCCTCTAGTTCAACACCTGTTGTTGCATCTTCATCTATGCCTGTATTAGCATCTGCGGGAGACTTGGTGGCATCTCCTTCTTTCGCAGCTGATTTACACCCAGGTGAGATTGCAGAAATAGGTGCTAACATGAATATTCCTGTTATGTTCCCAAATTCTGGAAAGATTGGAGAACCAGATGCGGTGGAAGACATGCTAGGGGATAATGATGATATCGAGCCCGCCATGATTGACGATGACAGCAATGATGACATAGGGAGGAGTATTTCTGTTGGGGCTGGTGGAGAATCGA contains the following coding sequences:
- the LOC107628979 gene encoding uncharacterized protein LOC107628979 isoform X2, with product MNPSLSYIHTKKQYTSKTVRKRGLLVLGFLKRTSLTLNSQTHSLISHIATSRLASLSVSLESRLLHTRRRLVAGVETPAFQRLVVFHGLLVAGDRSNSSGLRRSSSSGFGSSSSLSRRGPWTVGIIGQAPNLSDEDIVADFEITPWNSKDALKKGSGGWKKVVAAFGEEIFLENGEVNRPMLGQIVFSNPDYGLPIYPLESFGKL
- the LOC107628979 gene encoding uncharacterized protein LOC107628979 isoform X1, yielding MNPSLSYIHTKKQYTSKTVRKRGLLVLGFLKRTSLTLNSQTHSLISHIATSRLASLSVSLESRLLHTRRRLVAGVETPAFQRLVVFHGLLVAGDRSNSSGLRRSSSSGFGSSSSLSRRGPWTVGIIGQAPNLSDEDIVADFEITPWNSKDALKKGSGGWKKVVAAFGEEIFLENGEVNRPMLGQIVFSNPDKCQFLNRLSNLTLFLLVYKKFLNNFAYIDCSKLLLLVIYFRS